A region of Halarcobacter mediterraneus DNA encodes the following proteins:
- a CDS encoding NAD(P)/FAD-dependent oxidoreductase, with protein MKRDIVIIGGGVVGLMCAYNLFKQGRQVTLIDEHTIEDSTSFGNAGLLSAFDKTPLSYPGIVTNTLKLMIKGQSPVIFHPTLDLKLYKWLYQFVQSANETRTKKTMMLFEKYGQISIDIYKDLVYNVGIDFDFHHKGMLSVFTQKNTYEDKLEKYNYIDENRFEIFNKEKIKEYLPFSNNKIKGAILFKKNAHIDPGKLMLGLKKYLQDSGVEFILNEKIVDIKYDNKKIKSVSSKNTEYKADTFIMSTGYKTSLARKLNKNLILTPAKGYSITFSMPKELKPKTSTLFNDLFIVMTPRFNDVRLTSKLELGSNNKEVVKKQIESIKKNFKEYSIPFEMKNEKLWSGFRPLTPNDIPLIGRDETYSNLVYAMGLGWLGMTFSPAVGKTISDLIVKNQSNSKNDDILLFSGFYQ; from the coding sequence GTGAAAAGAGATATAGTTATTATTGGTGGTGGAGTTGTAGGACTTATGTGTGCTTACAATCTTTTTAAACAAGGAAGACAAGTAACTTTAATAGATGAACATACTATAGAAGATTCAACTTCTTTTGGTAATGCAGGACTTTTATCAGCTTTTGATAAAACCCCATTAAGTTATCCAGGGATTGTTACAAATACATTAAAACTTATGATAAAAGGACAGTCTCCAGTAATTTTTCATCCAACTCTAGATTTAAAACTTTATAAATGGTTATATCAATTTGTACAAAGTGCAAATGAAACAAGAACTAAAAAAACAATGATGCTTTTTGAAAAATATGGACAAATCTCGATAGACATATATAAAGACTTGGTTTATAATGTTGGTATAGATTTTGATTTTCATCATAAAGGGATGCTTTCTGTTTTTACTCAAAAAAATACATATGAAGATAAATTAGAAAAATATAATTATATTGATGAAAATAGATTTGAAATTTTTAATAAAGAAAAAATAAAAGAGTATTTACCTTTTTCTAATAATAAAATCAAAGGTGCGATTTTATTTAAAAAAAATGCACATATTGACCCTGGAAAACTAATGTTAGGTTTAAAAAAATATTTGCAAGATTCTGGAGTTGAATTTATTTTAAATGAAAAGATTGTAGATATAAAATATGATAATAAAAAAATAAAAAGTGTTTCTTCAAAAAATACTGAATATAAAGCAGATACTTTTATTATGTCTACAGGTTATAAAACTTCATTAGCTAGGAAATTAAATAAAAACTTAATCTTAACTCCTGCAAAAGGCTATAGTATAACCTTTTCTATGCCAAAAGAATTAAAACCAAAAACATCAACTCTCTTTAATGATTTATTTATAGTTATGACACCAAGGTTTAATGATGTAAGATTGACTTCTAAATTAGAATTAGGAAGTAATAATAAAGAAGTAGTTAAAAAACAAATTGAAAGTATTAAAAAAAATTTCAAGGAATATAGTATTCCTTTTGAAATGAAAAATGAAAAGCTTTGGTCAGGATTTAGACCTTTAACTCCAAATGATATACCATTAATAGGAAGAGATGAAACTTACTCAAATTTAGTCTATGCAATGGGACTTGGCTGGTTAGGAATGACTTTTTCACCAGCAGTAGGGAAAACAATAAGTGATTTAATAGTAAAAAATCAATCTAACTCAAAGAATGATGATATTTTATTATTCTCAGGTTTTTATCAATAA
- a CDS encoding ATP-binding response regulator, producing MNPNNINIMYVEDDEFVNNTISDLLKKLNYNVFNFYNGIDAFEYFKDNRIDIVISDIHMPKMNGIELIKKIKSINFKTPVIFTTAMNDEKYLLDSISLKIDRYMKKPIDCKDLKENIDEVLLPFILEEENRKKDELIKQQSKDILIAKTVSMISHQWKQPLSKIGTITSKLRIYSQLNKLTQERLFESLEKIDNENKYLSSTINKFNSILEKKLSEEFSLLNLLNDLKNSDYILDLEKDIIIKSNYEEFKEIFKNIINNSYEQFENRKIEKPKISILSYSDNEFLNIKIIDNAGGIDTNILEKVFDLYYSDESLNTKGLGLFLTKFSLTLLVNAQITLENIKYNNEKGVCVKIRIPNNYIKEF from the coding sequence ATGAATCCAAATAATATAAATATAATGTATGTAGAAGATGATGAATTTGTAAATAATACAATTAGTGATTTGCTTAAAAAATTAAACTATAATGTTTTTAATTTTTATAATGGAATAGATGCTTTTGAATATTTTAAAGATAATAGAATTGATATTGTTATCTCTGATATACACATGCCAAAAATGAATGGTATTGAGTTAATAAAAAAAATTAAATCCATTAATTTTAAGACACCAGTTATTTTTACAACAGCAATGAATGATGAAAAATATTTATTAGATTCAATTTCTCTAAAAATTGATAGATATATGAAAAAACCAATTGATTGTAAAGATTTAAAAGAAAATATTGATGAAGTACTTTTACCTTTTATTTTAGAAGAAGAAAATAGAAAAAAAGATGAACTGATTAAACAACAATCAAAAGATATATTAATAGCAAAAACAGTATCAATGATTTCACATCAATGGAAACAACCTTTATCTAAAATTGGAACTATCACAAGTAAGTTAAGAATATATTCCCAATTAAATAAATTAACACAAGAAAGGCTTTTTGAAAGTCTTGAAAAAATAGATAATGAAAATAAATATCTATCTTCAACAATCAATAAGTTTAATTCAATATTAGAAAAAAAGCTTAGTGAGGAGTTTTCTTTATTAAACTTATTAAATGACTTAAAAAATAGTGATTATATATTAGATTTAGAAAAAGATATAATAATTAAAAGTAACTATGAAGAGTTTAAAGAAATATTTAAAAATATAATTAATAATAGTTATGAACAATTTGAAAATCGAAAAATAGAAAAACCAAAAATTTCAATATTAAGTTATTCTGATAATGAGTTCTTAAATATAAAGATAATAGATAATGCAGGTGGAATAGATACTAATATTTTAGAAAAAGTTTTTGATTTATACTATTCAGACGAATCATTAAATACTAAAGGTCTAGGATTATTTCTTACAAAATTTAGTTTGACTCTTTTAGTAAATGCTCAAATAACATTAGAAAATATTAAATATAATAATGAAAAAGGAGTTTGTGTTAAAATAAGAATTCCAAATAATTATATAAAAGAATTTTAA
- the rpsJ gene encoding 30S ribosomal protein S10: protein MEKIRLKLKAYDHRVLDRSVASIVEAVKRTGAELRGPIPLPTKIRKYTVLKGPHVNKDSREQFEIRVHSRMIDIIAATPDTVDSLMKLDLAPEVDVEVRSMGQE from the coding sequence ATGGAAAAAATTAGATTAAAGCTTAAGGCTTATGATCATAGAGTTTTAGACAGAAGTGTTGCTTCAATTGTTGAAGCTGTTAAAAGAACTGGTGCTGAGTTAAGAGGTCCTATTCCTCTTCCAACGAAGATCAGAAAATACACTGTTCTTAAAGGTCCTCACGTAAATAAGGATTCAAGAGAGCAATTCGAAATCAGAGTACACTCAAGAATGATTGATATCATTGCAGCAACTCCTGATACTGTAGATTCATTAATGAAACTTGACTTAGCTCCAGAAGTTGATGTTGAAGTTAGATCAATGGGTCAAGAATAA
- the rplC gene encoding 50S ribosomal protein L3: MEFIVEKIGMSRTVSVPATPVTLLKVLDTKVCDVNEGVALVSYSKGKKFNKAIEGQQKKYGLSKEFNRFATINVANTEAGDLDVSGLSEAAVLKTTFKTKGRGFQGGVKRWNFAGGRASHGHRMGRRTGSIGNAEWPGRVQPGKKMPGQYGNTNVTVKNEVVSFDAETGILVVKGSVSGPNGGLGKVRIAK, encoded by the coding sequence ATGGAATTTATCGTAGAAAAAATCGGTATGAGTAGAACTGTTTCAGTTCCTGCAACACCAGTTACACTTTTAAAAGTTCTTGATACTAAAGTATGTGACGTTAATGAAGGTGTAGCACTTGTTTCATATAGCAAAGGGAAGAAATTCAACAAAGCTATTGAAGGTCAACAAAAAAAATATGGTTTAAGCAAAGAGTTTAATAGATTTGCAACAATTAATGTAGCAAATACTGAAGCTGGTGACTTAGATGTTTCTGGATTATCTGAAGCTGCTGTTTTAAAAACAACTTTTAAAACAAAAGGTAGAGGTTTTCAAGGTGGAGTTAAAAGATGGAACTTCGCTGGTGGTAGAGCATCACACGGACACAGAATGGGTAGAAGAACAGGTTCTATCGGTAATGCAGAGTGGCCAGGTAGAGTTCAACCAGGTAAGAAAATGCCAGGACAATACGGAAATACAAATGTAACTGTTAAAAATGAAGTTGTTTCGTTTGACGCAGAAACTGGTATATTAGTTGTAAAAGGTTCAGTATCTGGACCAAATGGTGGATTAGGAAAAGTAAGGATTGCTAAATGA
- the rplD gene encoding 50S ribosomal protein L4: MSNAVAVKTNELPESFKDINSHNLYLYVKSYLAAQRANTARVKNRTEVSGGGKKPKAQKGSGGARWGSKRSPLFVGGGQVFGPTKRNYNQKINKKQKALALNYAINAHAENGSLFVADSIKIESGKTKDAVSILNELNQRDTVIIVDSIDEKTYLAFRNVKNCYMIEKQEINAYLISAYHSVLIEKSVLESLTKEA; the protein is encoded by the coding sequence ATGAGTAACGCAGTTGCAGTAAAGACAAACGAGTTACCAGAGTCTTTCAAAGATATTAACTCACACAATTTATATTTATATGTTAAATCTTACTTAGCAGCACAAAGAGCAAACACTGCTAGAGTTAAGAATAGAACTGAGGTAAGCGGTGGTGGTAAAAAGCCAAAAGCTCAAAAAGGTTCTGGTGGAGCTAGATGGGGTTCAAAAAGATCACCATTATTCGTTGGTGGGGGTCAAGTATTTGGACCTACTAAGAGAAACTACAACCAAAAAATCAATAAGAAGCAAAAAGCTTTAGCATTAAATTATGCTATTAACGCTCATGCTGAAAATGGTTCTTTATTTGTAGCTGATTCTATTAAAATTGAGTCAGGTAAAACTAAAGATGCGGTTTCAATCCTTAATGAATTAAATCAAAGAGATACAGTAATAATCGTTGATTCAATTGATGAAAAAACATATTTAGCGTTTAGAAACGTTAAAAACTGTTATATGATTGAAAAACAAGAAATTAATGCATATTTAATTTCTGCATATCACTCAGTACTTATTGAAAAATCAGTACTTGAATCATTAACAAAAGAGGCGTAA
- a CDS encoding 50S ribosomal protein L23 produces MADITDIKAILYTEKTIELQENGVIVVQTSPRMTKNGLKEVFKEYFGVTPAKVNSLRQDGKVKRFRGRPGKRADFKKFYVTLPEGAEIANLSA; encoded by the coding sequence ATGGCAGATATTACAGATATTAAAGCAATATTATATACAGAAAAAACAATCGAGCTTCAAGAAAATGGTGTAATCGTTGTTCAAACTAGTCCAAGAATGACTAAAAACGGTTTAAAAGAAGTTTTTAAAGAGTATTTTGGAGTAACTCCAGCAAAAGTTAACTCTTTAAGACAAGATGGTAAAGTTAAAAGATTTAGAGGAAGACCTGGAAAAAGAGCTGACTTTAAAAAATTCTATGTAACATTACCAGAGGGCGCTGAAATAGCGAACCTATCAGCTTAA
- the rplB gene encoding 50S ribosomal protein L2, producing MALKKFRPITPARRFMSVMDTSDITSKPTVKSLLKRVKATAGRNNNGRITSRHKEAGAKKLYRIIDFKRDKFGVEGTVSTIEYDPYRNCRICLVTYADGEKRYIIQPSGLKVGAKVQAAESGLDIVIGNAMRLQSIPVGTMVHNIELKPGKGGQIARSAGGYAQIMGREGKYVILRLPSGEMRKILGVCIATIGVVGNEDFINMVVGKAGRTRHLGIRPQTRGSAMNPIDHPHGGGEGKTNSGRHPVTPWGMPTKGYKTRKKKASDKLIISRRKK from the coding sequence ATGGCATTAAAAAAATTTAGACCAATAACTCCTGCAAGAAGATTCATGTCTGTAATGGATACTTCTGATATTACTTCAAAACCAACAGTTAAATCTTTACTTAAAAGAGTAAAAGCTACAGCTGGTAGAAATAATAACGGTAGAATCACTTCAAGACATAAAGAAGCAGGTGCTAAAAAACTATATAGAATTATTGATTTCAAAAGAGACAAATTTGGTGTTGAGGGAACTGTATCAACTATTGAGTACGACCCATATAGAAACTGTAGAATTTGTTTAGTAACTTATGCTGATGGTGAAAAAAGATATATTATTCAACCATCTGGATTAAAAGTAGGTGCAAAAGTTCAGGCTGCTGAATCTGGATTAGATATTGTTATTGGAAATGCAATGAGACTTCAAAGTATTCCAGTAGGTACTATGGTTCATAATATTGAATTAAAACCTGGTAAAGGTGGGCAAATTGCAAGATCTGCTGGTGGTTATGCTCAAATTATGGGTAGAGAAGGTAAATATGTTATCTTAAGATTACCATCTGGTGAAATGAGAAAAATTCTTGGTGTTTGTATTGCAACAATTGGTGTTGTTGGAAATGAAGATTTCATTAATATGGTAGTAGGTAAAGCTGGTAGAACTAGACATCTTGGTATTAGACCTCAAACAAGAGGTTCTGCAATGAACCCTATTGATCACCCTCATGGTGGTGGTGAAGGTAAAACTAATTCAGGTAGACATCCAGTTACTCCATGGGGTATGCCAACTAAAGGTTATAAAACTAGAAAGAAAAAAGCTAGTGATAAATTAATCATTTCAAGAAGAAAGAAGTAA
- the rpsS gene encoding 30S ribosomal protein S19, which produces MARSIKKGPFVDAHLMKKVIKANEANDRKPIKTWSRRSMVLPDMIGLTFNVHNGRNFVPVNITENHVGYKLGEFAPTRTFKGHKGSVQKKV; this is translated from the coding sequence ATGGCAAGATCAATAAAAAAAGGACCATTTGTAGACGCACACTTAATGAAAAAAGTTATCAAAGCAAATGAAGCAAATGATAGAAAACCAATTAAAACTTGGTCTAGAAGATCAATGGTATTACCAGATATGATTGGTTTAACTTTTAATGTGCACAATGGTAGAAACTTTGTACCAGTAAATATTACAGAAAACCATGTTGGTTACAAATTAGGTGAATTTGCACCAACAAGAACATTTAAAGGGCACAAAGGTTCTGTGCAGAAGAAGGTGTAA
- the rplV gene encoding 50S ribosomal protein L22 has product MSKAVLKFIRLSPTKARLIAREVQGMNAEYAIASLEFTPNKAAGIISKVIASAVANAGLEPEDAVITSARVDKGPVLKRFTPRARGSASPKHKPTAHIMIEVAAAEKGDK; this is encoded by the coding sequence ATGAGTAAAGCAGTATTAAAATTTATTAGACTTTCTCCTACAAAAGCAAGATTAATTGCTAGAGAAGTTCAAGGTATGAATGCAGAATATGCAATTGCTTCGTTAGAGTTCACTCCTAATAAAGCAGCAGGAATTATTTCAAAAGTTATTGCTTCAGCTGTAGCTAATGCTGGTTTAGAACCAGAAGATGCAGTAATAACAAGTGCTAGAGTTGATAAAGGTCCAGTTCTTAAGAGATTTACTCCAAGAGCTAGAGGAAGTGCATCACCTAAGCATAAACCAACTGCACACATTATGATTGAAGTAGCGGCTGCTGAAAAAGGAGATAAGTAA
- the rpsC gene encoding 30S ribosomal protein S3, whose product MGQKVNPIGLRLGINRNWESRWFPKFTNMPANVAEDDKIRKYVKKELYYAGVAQTIVERTAKKVRVTIVAARPGIIIGKKGADVEKLKNNLSKLVGKDIAVNIKEERKPQLSGQLAAENVAQQLERRVAFRRAMKRVMQNALKSGAKGIKVSVSGRLGGAEMARTEWYLEGRVPLHTLRAKIDYGFAEAHTTYGCIGIKVWIFKGEVLAKGIPTEKDTTSKPKRRPQKRRGK is encoded by the coding sequence ATGGGTCAAAAAGTTAATCCAATAGGTTTAAGATTAGGTATTAATAGAAATTGGGAATCAAGATGGTTTCCTAAATTTACTAATATGCCAGCAAATGTTGCAGAAGATGATAAAATCAGAAAATACGTTAAGAAAGAGTTATACTATGCTGGTGTTGCTCAAACTATCGTTGAAAGAACTGCAAAAAAAGTTAGAGTTACAATCGTTGCAGCTAGACCAGGAATTATCATTGGTAAAAAAGGTGCAGATGTAGAAAAACTTAAAAATAATCTTTCTAAATTAGTTGGAAAAGATATTGCAGTAAATATCAAAGAAGAAAGAAAACCACAACTTTCTGGACAATTAGCAGCTGAAAATGTTGCTCAACAACTAGAAAGAAGAGTTGCATTTAGAAGAGCTATGAAAAGAGTTATGCAAAATGCACTTAAATCTGGAGCTAAAGGTATTAAAGTTTCTGTATCAGGAAGACTTGGTGGAGCTGAAATGGCTAGAACTGAGTGGTACTTAGAAGGTAGAGTTCCTTTACATACTTTAAGAGCAAAAATTGATTATGGTTTTGCTGAAGCTCATACAACTTATGGTTGTATAGGTATTAAAGTTTGGATCTTCAAAGGTGAGGTTCTTGCAAAAGGAATTCCTACTGAAAAAGATACAACTTCTAAACCAAAAAGAAGACCACAAAAGAGAAGAGGTAAATAA
- the rplP gene encoding 50S ribosomal protein L16 has product MLMPKRTKYRKQMKGRNRGKSMRANSLAYGEFGIKALEHGRIDSRQIEAARIAMTRAIKRQGKVWIMVFPHKPLTKRPLEVRMGKGKGPIDKWVMNIKPGRVCFEMAGVSEEMARSALTLAQHKLPFKTKIVSRESENELY; this is encoded by the coding sequence ATGTTAATGCCTAAAAGAACTAAATATAGAAAGCAAATGAAGGGTCGAAATAGAGGTAAATCTATGAGAGCAAATTCTTTAGCTTACGGTGAATTTGGAATCAAAGCTTTAGAGCATGGTAGAATTGACTCAAGACAAATTGAAGCTGCCAGAATTGCAATGACAAGAGCAATTAAGAGACAAGGTAAAGTTTGGATCATGGTATTCCCTCATAAACCTTTAACAAAAAGACCACTTGAAGTGAGAATGGGTAAAGGTAAAGGTCCAATCGATAAATGGGTAATGAATATTAAACCAGGTAGAGTATGCTTCGAAATGGCTGGTGTATCTGAAGAAATGGCTAGATCTGCTTTAACTCTAGCTCAACACAAATTACCATTTAAAACTAAAATTGTAAGTAGAGAAAGTGAAAATGAATTATATTGA
- the rpmC gene encoding 50S ribosomal protein L29, protein MNYIDLKEKSLQELNELLKEKKVLLFELKAKLKTMQLTNTSELRACKKEIAQIQTAITAAKAN, encoded by the coding sequence ATGAATTATATTGATTTAAAAGAGAAAAGCTTACAAGAGCTAAATGAGTTATTAAAAGAGAAAAAGGTGCTTCTTTTTGAATTAAAAGCTAAGCTAAAAACTATGCAGTTAACAAATACTTCTGAATTAAGAGCGTGCAAAAAAGAAATTGCACAAATTCAAACAGCTATTACTGCAGCAAAAGCTAACTAA
- the rpsQ gene encoding 30S ribosomal protein S17 codes for MTHKREIQGVVVKKSGDKTASVLVTRYVLHPKYHKTVKRFKKYLIHDERNELNEGDTVTAVECRPLSKTKSFRLKKIVATGVK; via the coding sequence ATGACACATAAAAGAGAGATTCAAGGTGTAGTGGTAAAAAAATCTGGAGATAAAACTGCTTCTGTATTAGTTACTAGATATGTTTTACACCCAAAATATCACAAGACTGTAAAAAGATTTAAAAAGTACTTAATTCATGACGAAAGAAATGAACTAAATGAGGGTGACACTGTAACTGCTGTTGAGTGTAGACCTTTATCTAAAACTAAATCTTTTAGATTAAAGAAAATTGTAGCTACAGGAGTTAAATAA
- the rplN gene encoding 50S ribosomal protein L14: MIQSFSRLNVADNTGAKEIMCIKVLGGSKRRYASVGDVIVASVKKALPTGKVKKGQVVKAVIVRTHKEVQRENGSLIRFDDNAAVILDGKKEPIGTRIFGPVAREVRYSGFMKIVSLAPEVL, from the coding sequence ATGATTCAAAGTTTTTCTAGATTAAATGTAGCTGACAACACTGGTGCTAAAGAGATTATGTGTATCAAAGTTTTAGGTGGTTCTAAAAGAAGATATGCTTCTGTTGGTGATGTAATTGTTGCTTCAGTTAAGAAAGCTTTACCAACTGGTAAAGTTAAAAAAGGTCAAGTTGTAAAAGCAGTAATCGTAAGAACTCATAAAGAAGTTCAAAGAGAAAATGGATCTTTAATTAGATTTGATGATAATGCTGCTGTAATCCTTGATGGTAAAAAAGAACCAATTGGAACAAGAATTTTTGGACCTGTTGCAAGAGAAGTTAGATACTCAGGTTTCATGAAAATTGTTTCACTTGCTCCGGAGGTATTATAA
- the rplX gene encoding 50S ribosomal protein L24: protein MAVKLKIKKGDTVKIIAGDDKGKTGEVLAVLPAKNKVIVKDCKVAKKTVKPDQEKNPEGGFVNKEMPIDISNVAKVEGE from the coding sequence ATGGCTGTTAAATTAAAGATTAAAAAAGGTGATACTGTAAAAATCATTGCTGGTGATGACAAAGGTAAAACTGGAGAAGTTTTAGCTGTATTACCTGCAAAAAACAAAGTAATCGTTAAAGATTGTAAAGTTGCTAAAAAAACAGTTAAGCCAGATCAAGAAAAAAACCCTGAAGGTGGTTTTGTAAACAAAGAGATGCCTATTGATATCTCAAATGTAGCAAAAGTAGAAGGTGAGTAA
- the rplE gene encoding 50S ribosomal protein L5 translates to MANRLQERYNAEIKPTLETEFPKNKMLTAKLDKVVISVGAGEAMKDSKLMQNIQDTISLIAGQRAVKVIAKKSVAGFKVREGMPVGVKVTLRGENMYAFLDKLCSIALPRVKDFRGLNRNGFDGQGNFNFGLDEQLMFPEVVYDDIIKTHGMNISISTSASDDAEAFRLLELVGVPFTKGRA, encoded by the coding sequence ATGGCAAACAGATTACAAGAAAGATATAATGCAGAGATCAAACCAACTTTAGAAACTGAGTTCCCTAAAAACAAAATGTTAACTGCTAAATTAGATAAAGTAGTTATTTCTGTTGGTGCTGGAGAAGCTATGAAAGATAGCAAACTTATGCAAAATATACAAGATACTATTTCTTTAATTGCTGGTCAAAGAGCAGTTAAAGTTATTGCTAAAAAATCAGTTGCTGGTTTTAAAGTAAGAGAAGGTATGCCTGTAGGTGTTAAAGTAACACTTAGAGGTGAAAATATGTATGCATTCTTAGATAAATTATGTTCTATTGCATTACCAAGAGTAAAAGACTTTAGAGGTCTTAACAGAAATGGTTTTGATGGTCAAGGTAACTTTAACTTTGGTCTTGATGAACAATTAATGTTCCCAGAAGTTGTTTATGATGATATCATCAAAACTCACGGTATGAATATTTCAATTTCAACTAGTGCTAGTGACGATGCAGAAGCATTTAGATTATTAGAGCTTGTTGGAGTTCCATTTACAAAAGGAAGAGCGTAA
- a CDS encoding type Z 30S ribosomal protein S14 — protein sequence MAKKSMIAKQKRTPKFSSRAYTRCSVCGRPHSVYRDFGLCRVCLRKMANEGLLPGVKKSSW from the coding sequence ATGGCAAAGAAGTCTATGATTGCTAAGCAAAAGAGAACTCCTAAGTTCTCTTCAAGAGCATACACAAGATGTTCAGTTTGTGGAAGACCACATTCAGTTTACAGAGATTTTGGTCTTTGTAGAGTTTGTTTAAGAAAAATGGCTAACGAGGGATTACTTCCTGGCGTTAAAAAATCTAGTTGGTAG
- the rpsH gene encoding 30S ribosomal protein S8 has translation MMNDIIADALTRIRNAAMRKLEVATLLHSNTVVGILNVLEKKEYIEGFKVVDGENNKKTVQVTLKYDDNDNSVINEIKRVSTPGRRVYKNASEIKSFKNGYGTIIVSTNKGVIANDEAYAANVGGEVLCTVW, from the coding sequence ATGATGAATGATATTATCGCAGATGCTTTAACTAGAATTAGAAATGCTGCAATGAGAAAATTAGAAGTTGCAACATTATTACATTCTAACACAGTAGTAGGAATCTTAAATGTACTTGAGAAAAAAGAGTATATTGAAGGGTTCAAAGTAGTTGATGGTGAAAACAATAAAAAAACAGTACAAGTTACATTAAAATATGATGACAATGATAATTCAGTTATCAATGAAATCAAAAGAGTTTCTACTCCAGGAAGAAGAGTTTATAAAAACGCTTCTGAGATTAAATCTTTCAAAAATGGATATGGTACAATTATTGTTTCAACAAACAAAGGTGTTATCGCTAACGATGAAGCTTATGCTGCAAACGTTGGTGGTGAAGTACTATGTACTGTATGGTAG
- the rplF gene encoding 50S ribosomal protein L6 — MSRIGKKPIAIPSGVEVTVDGTVVNVKKGNNVIPVETHGRVDVEVADNQVVLSKVGETKESAAFWGTYRALINNAVTGLSTGFQKSLEINGVGYRAAVKGKVLELQLGYSHPINYDIPEGLDVSVEKNIIHVKGADKQQVGQAAAIIRGFRKPEPYKGKGVKYTDEHIVRKAGKTAK; from the coding sequence ATGTCTAGAATTGGAAAAAAACCTATCGCTATCCCTTCAGGGGTTGAAGTAACAGTTGATGGAACTGTTGTAAATGTAAAAAAAGGAAATAACGTAATTCCTGTTGAAACTCACGGAAGAGTTGATGTTGAAGTAGCTGATAATCAAGTTGTATTATCTAAAGTTGGTGAAACTAAAGAATCAGCAGCTTTCTGGGGAACTTATAGAGCTTTAATTAACAATGCAGTAACTGGTTTATCAACTGGTTTCCAAAAATCTTTAGAGATTAATGGTGTTGGTTATAGAGCTGCAGTTAAAGGTAAAGTATTAGAATTACAATTAGGATACTCTCACCCAATTAACTATGATATTCCTGAGGGACTAGATGTATCAGTAGAAAAAAACATTATTCATGTTAAAGGTGCTGATAAACAACAAGTTGGTCAAGCCGCTGCAATTATTAGAGGCTTTAGAAAACCTGAACCATATAAAGGTAAAGGTGTTAAGTATACTGACGAGCATATCGTTAGAAAAGCTGGTAAAACTGCTAAATAA
- the rplR gene encoding 50S ribosomal protein L18 codes for MSRIKDIAKKNSSRIVRKRRVRGDIGRGTAETPRVTVFKSNRYLSAQAINDIAGVTLAAVNSKALNLSVSRENAVKVAAEFAEKLKAAGIEKVVFDRNGYLYHGVVAAFADGLRENGIKL; via the coding sequence ATGAGTAGAATTAAAGATATAGCAAAAAAGAATTCTTCTAGAATCGTAAGAAAAAGAAGAGTTAGAGGAGATATCGGTAGAGGTACTGCTGAAACACCTAGAGTAACTGTTTTTAAATCAAACAGGTATTTAAGTGCACAAGCAATCAATGATATTGCTGGTGTAACATTAGCAGCAGTAAATTCTAAAGCTTTAAACTTAAGTGTAAGTAGAGAAAATGCAGTAAAAGTGGCAGCAGAATTTGCTGAAAAATTAAAAGCTGCTGGAATTGAAAAAGTAGTATTTGATAGAAATGGATACCTTTATCACGGTGTAGTTGCAGCATTTGCTGATGGACTTAGAGAAAATGGTATCAAATTATAA